In the genome of Streptomyces collinus, one region contains:
- a CDS encoding globin, translating to MERVNEIRRGTLQEQTFYEQVGGEETFRRLVHRFYEGVAEDPLLRPMYPEEDLGPAEERLVLFLIQYWGGPTTYSDNRGHPRLRMRHAPFAVDRAAHDAWLKHMRVAVDELGLSEEHEHTLWKYLTYAAASMVNTEG from the coding sequence ATGGAGCGCGTGAATGAGATTCGGCGCGGCACACTTCAGGAGCAGACCTTCTACGAGCAGGTCGGCGGGGAGGAGACCTTCCGTCGGCTCGTCCACCGCTTCTACGAGGGAGTCGCCGAGGACCCGCTGCTGCGGCCCATGTACCCCGAGGAGGACCTGGGCCCGGCCGAGGAGCGCCTCGTGCTGTTCCTCATCCAGTACTGGGGCGGCCCCACGACGTACAGCGACAACCGCGGCCACCCGCGGCTGCGGATGCGGCACGCGCCCTTCGCGGTCGACCGTGCGGCGCACGACGCGTGGCTGAAGCACATGCGGGTCGCCGTCGACGAGCTCGGGCTGTCCGAGGAGCACGAGCACACGCTGTGGAAGTACCTGACGTACGCGGCGGCCTCGATGGTCAACACCGAGGGCTGA
- a CDS encoding acyl-CoA thioesterase, which yields MRHIYRCPLRWADMDAYGHVNNVVFLRYLEEARIDFLFRPEKDFKQGSVVARHEIDYKRQLVHRHHPVDIELWVTEIRAASFTLTYEVKDDDQVYVRASTVIVPFDFEAQRPRRITAEEREFLSEYTDDAEEGAVAA from the coding sequence TTGCGGCACATCTACCGCTGCCCGCTGCGCTGGGCGGACATGGACGCGTACGGCCACGTCAACAACGTGGTGTTCCTCCGCTACCTGGAGGAAGCCCGTATCGACTTCCTGTTCCGCCCGGAGAAGGACTTCAAGCAGGGGTCCGTGGTGGCACGCCATGAGATCGACTACAAGCGGCAGCTCGTCCACCGGCACCACCCGGTGGACATCGAGCTGTGGGTCACGGAGATCAGGGCCGCCTCCTTCACCCTCACCTACGAGGTGAAGGACGACGACCAGGTCTACGTGCGGGCCTCGACGGTGATCGTGCCGTTCGACTTCGAGGCCCAGCGCCCGCGCCGGATCACCGCCGAGGAACGGGAGTTCCTCAGCGAGTACACGGATGACGCCGAGGAGGGGGCCGTCGCGGCATGA
- the ettA gene encoding energy-dependent translational throttle protein EttA, which yields MAEFIYTMRKARKAHGDKVILDDVTTSFLPGAKIGVVGPNGAGKSTILKIMAGIEQPSNGDAFLTPGYTVGILLQEPPLTEDKTVLENVQEGVAGIKGKLDRFNEIAEQMATDYTDALMEEMGKLQEDLDHANAWDLDAQLEQAMDALGCPPGDWPVTNLSGGERRRVALCKLLLEQPDLLLLDEPTNHLDAESVNWLEQHLAKYPGTVVAVTHDRYFLDNVAQWICEVDRGRLYPYEGNYSKYLETKAARLKVEGQKDAKRQKRLKEELEWVRSNAKGRQAKSKARLARYEEMAAEADKMRKLDFEEIQIPPGPRLGNVVVEVSNLSKGFGDKLLIDDLSFTLPRNGIVGIIGPNGAGKTTLFKMIQGIEEPDSGAIKVGDTVKISYVDQSRENIDPKKSLWAVVSDELDYINVGQVEMPSRAYVSAFGFKGPDQQKPAGVLSGGERNRLNLALTLKQGGNLLLLDEPTNDLDVETLSSLENALLEFPGAAVVVSHDRWFLDRVATHILAYEGESKWFWFEGNFESYEKNKVERLGPDAARPHRATYKKLTRG from the coding sequence TTGGCTGAGTTCATTTACACCATGCGCAAGGCGCGCAAAGCGCACGGCGACAAGGTGATCCTCGACGACGTGACGACCAGCTTCCTGCCGGGGGCGAAGATCGGCGTCGTCGGCCCGAACGGCGCCGGCAAGTCGACGATCCTGAAGATCATGGCCGGCATCGAGCAGCCGTCCAACGGTGACGCCTTCCTCACGCCCGGTTACACGGTCGGCATCCTGCTCCAGGAGCCCCCGCTGACCGAGGACAAGACCGTCCTGGAGAACGTCCAGGAGGGCGTCGCCGGGATCAAGGGCAAGCTCGACCGGTTCAACGAGATCGCCGAGCAGATGGCGACCGACTACACCGACGCGCTCATGGAGGAGATGGGCAAGCTCCAGGAGGACCTCGACCACGCCAACGCGTGGGACCTGGACGCCCAGCTGGAGCAGGCCATGGACGCCCTGGGCTGCCCGCCCGGCGACTGGCCCGTCACCAACCTGTCCGGTGGTGAGCGCCGCCGCGTCGCGCTGTGCAAGCTGCTGCTGGAGCAGCCCGACCTGCTGCTGCTCGACGAGCCCACCAACCACCTCGACGCCGAGTCGGTGAACTGGCTGGAGCAGCACCTGGCCAAGTACCCGGGCACCGTCGTCGCGGTCACCCACGACCGGTACTTCCTCGACAACGTCGCCCAGTGGATCTGCGAGGTCGACCGCGGTCGCCTCTACCCCTACGAGGGCAACTACTCCAAGTACCTGGAGACCAAGGCCGCCCGCCTCAAGGTCGAGGGCCAGAAGGACGCCAAGCGGCAGAAGCGGCTCAAGGAAGAGCTGGAGTGGGTGCGGTCCAACGCCAAGGGGCGTCAGGCCAAGTCCAAGGCGCGTCTGGCCCGCTACGAGGAGATGGCCGCCGAGGCCGACAAGATGCGGAAGCTGGACTTCGAGGAGATCCAGATCCCGCCGGGCCCGCGTCTGGGCAACGTCGTCGTCGAGGTCAGCAACCTCAGCAAGGGCTTCGGCGACAAGCTGCTCATCGACGACCTCAGCTTCACGCTGCCGCGCAACGGCATCGTCGGCATCATCGGCCCGAACGGCGCCGGCAAGACCACCCTGTTCAAGATGATCCAGGGCATCGAGGAGCCGGACTCCGGCGCCATCAAGGTCGGCGACACGGTCAAGATCTCCTACGTCGACCAGAGCCGCGAGAACATCGACCCGAAGAAGTCGCTGTGGGCCGTTGTCAGCGATGAGCTGGACTACATCAACGTCGGCCAGGTCGAGATGCCGTCCCGCGCCTATGTGTCGGCCTTCGGGTTCAAGGGTCCGGACCAGCAGAAGCCGGCGGGCGTGCTCTCCGGCGGTGAGCGCAACCGTCTGAACCTTGCGCTCACCCTCAAGCAGGGCGGCAACCTGCTGCTCCTCGACGAGCCGACCAACGACCTCGACGTCGAGACCCTCTCCAGCCTGGAGAACGCGCTCCTGGAGTTCCCGGGTGCGGCCGTGGTCGTCTCCCACGACCGGTGGTTCCTGGACCGGGTCGCCACGCACATCCTCGCCTACGAGGGCGAGTCCAAGTGGTTCTGGTTCGAGGGCAACTTCGAGTCGTACGAGAAGAACAAGGTCGAGCGACTCGGTCCGGACGCCGCCCGTCCGCACCGCGCCACCTACAAGAAGCTGACCCGGGGCTGA